A genomic segment from Leptospira mtsangambouensis encodes:
- a CDS encoding carboxypeptidase regulatory-like domain-containing protein translates to MYSKNKIIFFVIILNNVFVSLLDATTIKGIVKNKEGVIVSGAMVSVSTQNMQTTVYSGSNGEFNLNFQYPGQLKLRVRSQFYNDYTLELGNLEKSKTIQKNIKLENLKSPRESSDSLTASAHSSQLEFSSADVKASFISQCNYCHQIGNALTRRPRPKLEWESTIDRMIGYMALLNDREKKEVANTFEKGFKGEIVKNIQSYEYNDSFAYTKIEEWFFGDGVSFPHDAEIGSDGMFYAADEGHDVIWEISPQTGMVNKYPLPDVDGLPIGGNFSALQLPIGVYNGKHGPHSLAEDKFGNYWITNALSGYLSSFNIHSKEHKLFKVPGDALYPHTIRIDQKGIIWFTQAISNSVVRFDPQNQSFTVINLPKNGFIRWLMESTIPFAMKFFASWPGKNLPIVISPHRWASHGKDVMNLPYGIDVHPIDGSIWYAKLLANKIGRIDPMTLQIKEIDVPLSGPRRPRFDARGILWIPAFDHGAVMKFNTETEKFDIYKMPTLAPGEWEAPYALNVHPKTGEVWITSNTSDRLFRFNPQTEKFLAYPLPTRVTWMRDIAFTEEGKICNSSSNLPSYAIEGGRPSIICISFSNQK, encoded by the coding sequence ATGTATTCAAAAAATAAAATCATCTTTTTCGTTATTATTCTTAACAATGTCTTCGTATCATTGTTAGATGCAACAACTATCAAAGGTATCGTTAAAAACAAAGAAGGAGTCATTGTATCTGGGGCAATGGTCAGCGTATCCACACAGAATATGCAAACAACAGTCTATAGTGGATCGAATGGCGAGTTCAATCTTAATTTTCAATACCCAGGGCAATTAAAACTAAGAGTCAGATCTCAATTCTACAATGATTATACTTTAGAGTTAGGCAATTTAGAAAAATCTAAAACCATTCAAAAGAACATTAAGTTAGAAAACCTTAAATCTCCTCGTGAAAGCTCTGATAGTTTGACTGCATCAGCCCATTCTTCTCAGCTTGAATTTTCTTCTGCTGACGTAAAAGCAAGTTTTATAAGCCAATGTAATTATTGTCACCAAATTGGAAATGCATTAACGAGAAGACCACGTCCTAAATTGGAGTGGGAATCAACCATTGATAGAATGATCGGGTATATGGCTCTATTAAACGACCGGGAAAAGAAAGAAGTCGCCAATACGTTTGAAAAGGGCTTTAAAGGAGAAATAGTCAAAAACATTCAATCTTATGAGTACAACGATAGTTTTGCATATACGAAAATAGAAGAATGGTTTTTTGGAGATGGTGTTTCCTTCCCGCATGATGCCGAAATTGGGAGTGATGGAATGTTTTATGCCGCAGATGAAGGGCATGACGTAATTTGGGAAATATCACCTCAAACGGGAATGGTAAATAAATATCCGTTACCTGATGTTGATGGTTTACCGATTGGCGGTAATTTTTCTGCACTTCAATTGCCAATTGGTGTTTATAATGGAAAACATGGCCCACATAGTCTAGCAGAAGACAAGTTTGGTAATTATTGGATTACCAATGCACTGTCTGGTTATCTCTCCTCTTTTAATATACATTCAAAAGAACATAAACTGTTTAAAGTACCAGGAGATGCACTTTATCCACATACAATTCGAATTGATCAAAAAGGGATAATTTGGTTTACCCAAGCAATATCCAATAGCGTAGTTCGTTTTGATCCACAAAATCAAAGTTTTACGGTCATAAACTTACCAAAAAATGGTTTTATCCGATGGTTGATGGAATCAACAATACCATTTGCGATGAAATTTTTCGCCAGTTGGCCAGGGAAAAATCTTCCCATCGTTATTTCTCCGCACCGCTGGGCAAGTCATGGAAAAGATGTAATGAATCTCCCATATGGAATCGACGTACATCCGATTGATGGAAGCATTTGGTATGCAAAGTTATTAGCAAACAAAATCGGTAGAATTGATCCAATGACTCTTCAAATTAAGGAGATCGATGTTCCATTAAGTGGACCACGACGTCCGAGATTTGATGCAAGAGGAATACTTTGGATCCCCGCATTTGATCATGGGGCAGTGATGAAGTTTAATACAGAAACTGAAAAATTCGATATTTATAAAATGCCTACATTAGCACCCGGTGAATGGGAAGCACCATACGCACTGAATGTCCATCCAAAAACAGGAGAGGTTTGGATTACATCCAATACATCCGATAGATTGTTTCGATTTAATCCTCAAACAGAAAAATTTCTGGCATATCCCCTCCCTACTCGTGTTACCTGGATGAGAGACATTGCTTTTACTGAAGAAGGAAAGATATGTAATAGTAGTTCTAACCTTCCGTCTTATGCGATTGAGGGGGGAAGACCGTCTATCATTTGTATTAGTTTTTCTAATCAGAAATAA